GGCCCTCGTGACCGGCGCAAGCAGCGGCATCGGCGAGGCGACGGCCCTGGCGCTGGCCGAACACGGCGCAGCGGTGGCGCTGGTGGCGCGGCGCAGGGACCGTCTGGACGAACTGGCGGGCAGGATCAAGGGCATGGGCGGCAAGGTGGCCGTGATTGTGTCCGATCTGGCGCAGGCCGGCCAGGGGGCGGACGTGGTAGGGCAGGCGGTAGGCGCCCTGGGCCGTCTGGACATCGTGGTGAACAACGCGGGCGTGATGCTGCTGGGCCCAGTGGCGGGCGGCGATCCCAGTGACCTCACGCGCATGATGGACCTGAACGTCACCGCGCTGATGCACCTCTCGCAAGCCGCGCTGGAAACCATGAAGCCGCAGAAGAGCGGTCATATCGTCAACATCTCCTCGGTGTCGGGGCGCGGGGCCAGTTCGCTGAGCGCCGGGTACAGCGCCAGCAAATGGGCAGTGGGCGGTTTCAGCGAGGGCCTGCGCCAGGAGGCCAAACAGGACCGGATTCGCGTGACCGTCATCGAACCCGGCGTCGTCGCCACCGAACTGACCGATCACATCACCCACACCCAGACCAAGGACATGTACGAGGGCCGCATCAAGGACATGGAGATGCTGCAATCAGAGGACATCGCCGCCGCCGTGATCTACGCCGTGACCCAGCCGGAGCGCGTGAACGTGAACGAGTTGCTGATCCGGCCTCTCGATCAGGGCTAAAGCACCCCGCCCACCGGCCCGGCCCTTTGGGTTGGGTGGGCCGGGCCGCTTGATGACGGCAGGTGACCCGGAACCGGATGAATGGGCGCCCAGTCCCTGACGTGGGGCTGCCGGTGCGGGGCAGGGGAGAGGTTGCGTACCACGGCAACGGCGCCTTCAGGCCGCTGGCCCAGCAGGACCGGGGTACACTGGAGGCGCCGGCTTTTTACCATGCGGATAGTTGACCCCGCCGTGTGGCGAGGG
The sequence above is drawn from the Deinococcus aerolatus genome and encodes:
- a CDS encoding SDR family NAD(P)-dependent oxidoreductase, with the protein product MTQQNGTLAGKVALVTGASSGIGEATALALAEHGAAVALVARRRDRLDELAGRIKGMGGKVAVIVSDLAQAGQGADVVGQAVGALGRLDIVVNNAGVMLLGPVAGGDPSDLTRMMDLNVTALMHLSQAALETMKPQKSGHIVNISSVSGRGASSLSAGYSASKWAVGGFSEGLRQEAKQDRIRVTVIEPGVVATELTDHITHTQTKDMYEGRIKDMEMLQSEDIAAAVIYAVTQPERVNVNELLIRPLDQG